The sequence ACTGGAATATGGAGATTATATGGAATTACCTCCTGAAGAGTCCCGATTCAGAACAGCTCCAGAAGAGATTGATTTTGGTGAATATTAATACAAAAAATATCTTTTTATTAATGAGGATGTGACGCAAAATTTTTAATCGAATTTTGTGTTTCTAATTTTTTGATATTTTTTCTTATTTTTAGTTGTTTTTCTTGTTTATTTCATTGTATATTCTTTTTAGGTTATGTCCGATTATGTATAGTTTGAATTCTGTGTTTGTGTTTTTTATTCCTGTTGTGGTGAATTCATGTAGTTTCA is a genomic window of uncultured Methanobrevibacter sp. containing:
- a CDS encoding transposase, yielding YGNPSKIRMQRKMETDWAQKIYKKRSKTAELPFTHIKQNMKLHEFTTTGIKNTNTEFKLYIIGHNLKRIYNEINKKNN